Below is a genomic region from Marinilabiliales bacterium.
ATAAGGAGTTCCTGATGCTCCAGGCCTATCCTGTTTCTCTTTACGCGCCGGTTGTGGATGGACGCAGGGGAATCGGGTGGGGGTGGTAATAAAAAAAACAACCTGCCAAATCAGCAGGTTGTCCTCTCAAGTCGCAAACTTCTGAACGAAATTCGAACTTTTTTTCAACAAAAAAATCACAGAGGCAGTTATATATCAACACATTACAAGTATTTATCAGGGACCACCCCACCCGTCGGGATGCGTTGACCTTCATTGTTAACCGGGCGTGAATCCGGAATGGTTCGTGCTTTTGCAAATGTGCCAAACCGTGAGCGGACAAAAAATATGACAAAAAACTATATGTTGTGGACATTAACCTGATTTGTACGTATGAAAAGATAGCTTACTAGTTACCCATCAGTCGAAGCATTCTTTATTGGAATTTATTTTTTTCAGGATTTTGTCGGGTATCAAAAAAGTCTAATATAATAATTGAGTTCCCTTTAACCTTATAAAACATAATTACCTGCTTGATCAATGTAAATCCCCGAATCCCTTTATCTTGAACCTGTAGTGATCCAACCTCAGGAAACTCAGCCAAAATATCAAGAAAATCATATGTTTTTCTCACAAATGCCTGAACCACTTGATCTCCCCACTCAGCATGCAGATAATCTATAATCCGATCAAAACTATTGTCAGCCCGCTTTGACCACTCGATTTCTAAAGCCATTTCTTATGCTTCTTCTTCTGTTGATTGTAACTGATCAGATTAGCAGGGTCATTCGATTCCTCTTCTGCAAGCATTAAAACATTTTTCTGCTCCTTTGATAACTTATTGTACAATTGACCTTCCTTGCTTGTTGTCGATTTGATCATAAGATCATAAAATTTCATTAGGAGTGTCTCATTATCAATCTGATCAATCAGGCTGTGGAAATTACTTCTGATATCACTTATTTTCATTTGATTCTTTTCTATCAAAATTATAAAAAAACCATCAATGATTCAAATTGCAAATATGCCGATTATTGCATGGATAAGGAGTTCCTGATGCTCCAGGCCTATCCTGTTTCTCTTTACGCGCCGGTTGTGGACGGACTGTAGGGAAGCGGGTGGGGGTGGTTATAAAAAAGACAACCTGCCAAATCAGCAAGTTGTCTTATCATGTCGGGGTGAGAAGACTCGAACTTCCGACCCCTTGCACCCCATGCAAGTGCGCTAGCCAACTGCGCCACACCCCGAAACAAAACCGGGCTTTAACCCGGTCGCTAATGCGATGCAAAATTAATAAACTAATGGTTATCTGCAAATTTTTTATTTTCGGCAATGATTTTTAGCCGCGGGACATGAAATCCCTGTTATTGGGAATAATTACAGGTGCCCCGCTTCCCTTATAAGAAACGGTTCTCCGGCTGAATTTACCAGTGCAGCGGTTTTCAGTACCGGGAAACTGTAGGAGTTGAACAAACCGCACAGAATTGATGTTTGCACATATCACGATACTTGTTAATTTTGTGTTGCTTTTTGAGCGGGAAGGGCTGATCAGCCAAGGTCGGGCTGCTAATCTTTAAAGGACATTGTTTTCCGCCGAAAGGCAGAAAAGGAACATGTAATATCAAATGCACAATGGCCGGGAGTCAGGTGCTTCCCGTAATTGAATTAAGAACCATAAAAACTGAAATAATGAGCATGTTTAAAAAAATGGAGTTGTCTGATGAAAAAGCAGAGAAGAAACCTGAGGGTGAAGTTGAAAGGGTTAGGTGCCTGATAATCGGGTCGGGGCCTGCCGGCTACACGGCTGCAATATATGCTGCCAGGGCAAATCTCAACCCGGTGCTTTACGAGGGTTTGCAGCCCGGGGGACAGCTTACCACAACAACCGAGGTGGAGAATTATCCCGGTTACCCTGACGGTGTTACCGGCCCGGAAATGATGGAGGACCTCAAAAAGCAGGCGGCAAGATTTGGTACGGATGTCAGGTTCGGTATGGCAACGGCATCAGATCTTACATCTGCGCCTTTTAAGGTGACAATAGATGATTCAAAGGTCATTGAGGCCGATGCGCTGATCATTGCCACGGGTGCCACTGCGAAGTATCTCGGACTTGATTCTGAGAAGAAGTATATGGGTTCGGGTGTTTCGGCGTGCGCCACCTGTGACGGCTTTTTCTACAAGGGACAGGATGTGGCGGTAGTGGGAGGAGGCGATACTGCAGCTGAAGAGTCCCTTTACCTGTCGGGTATATGCCGGAAGGTTTACCTGATCGTCAGGAAGGACCATATGAGGGCGTCAAAGGTGATGCTGGAGAGGGTTACTGAGAAGGATAACATTGAAATTCTTTATGAGCATGTTACACAGGAGGTCGTGGGCGAAGACGGAGTAGTGACAGGTGTGGTGCTGAAAAACGGCAAGGGTGAAACTGTCAAAAAGGATATATCGGGCTTCTTCGTTGCTATAGGGCACAAGCCCAATTCTGAAATCTTCAGCGACTACCTCGAAACTGACGATACAGGGTATATAAAGACAATCCCCGGTACTCCAAAGACCAATATTGAAGGTGTTTTTGCATGCGGCGACGTGATGGACCCCCATTACAGGCAGGCGGTAACTGCTGCAGGCACTGGCTGCATGGCAGCTCTTGATGCAGAAAGATACCTTGGTACAAGAAAGTTCTGATTAGCGGTTAAAATTTCCTTGCCGGGTACCTGGTTTGACAATTGCAACAATATTATTTGGCCGGCGACTTTTTCTTCTTCCTTCTGCCAAATATTAGTTTTATCACCGGTGGGGTAATTAATATTGCAGCAGCCAGCAATAATGCCGGTATTGCTATTTCGTTCCCCTGGAGTCCGCCATAAGCAATGAATGCAAGTATGCCTGCAATGGTCCACTGCACTATCTTAATAATTGTGAAGATTATATCCTTCATCTGCAAGGTGTTATCAAATTACTATTTATTGGCCGTCAGGAGATTGCAGTTACAATCCTCTCACCGGCATACTTCCCTTCCTTCAGCTTTTTAGCCACTTCGCCAAAGGCTTTAATGGTATATTCAACATCATCAAGAGTGTGCACGGCTGTTGGTATAAGCCTTATCAGCAACACCCCCTTGGGTACGACAGGGTAACCTACAAGTGAACAGAAGATGCCGTAGTTCTCTCTCAGGTCAAATGCTATCTGTGTGCCTTCGGGTACGCTGCCTGACAGAAAAACCGGGGTCACGGGTGATTCGGTATTGCCGATGTTGAAACCGTTCTTTTTAAGTCCGTCCTGAAGGGCGTTTACCACATTCCAAAGCTTCTCCCTCAATGAGTGTTCTGTTTTCAGCAGCTCCAGCCTCTTGAGAGCTCCGATTACCATCGGCATCGGCAGTGATTTCGCAAATATCTGAGAGCGCATGTTGTAGCGAAGGTAGCTGATGACCATCTCACTGCCGGCTACGAATCCGCCGATGCCGGCCATCGCCTTGGCAAATGTGCCGAAATAGACATCAACCTCGTCCTGAACTCCCATATGTTCACCAACTCCGGCCCCGGTTCTGCCCATTGTGCCGAACCCGTGGGCATCATCAACAAGCAGCCGGAACGGGTATTTCTGCTTCAGTTTAACTATTTCGTCCAGCTTGCCCAGATCGCCTGACATGCCGAATACACCTTCGGTAATAACCAGGATGCCTCCTTTCTGTTTTTCAGCCAGCTTCACGGCTCTCTGAAGCTGTTTTTCAAAGTTCTCCATGTTGTTGTGCGGAAAAACGTACCTTTTACCGAAGTGAAGGCGCAATCCGTCAAGTATGCATGCATGCGATTCGGAATCATAGACGATAACATCATTGCGTCCAACCAGTGAATCGATAATAGATACCATCCCCTGGTAACCGTAGTTGAGAAGATAGGCGTCCTCTTTCCCTTCGAACTCTGCAAGCTGCCTCTCCAGTTCCTCATGCTCGTTGGTCTGTCCCGACATCATACGCGCGCCCATCGGGTATGCCATGCCATATTTTGCCGCGGCATCGGCATCGGCTTTTCGCACTTCGGGATGGTTTGCAAGTCCCAGATAATTGTTTAGGCTCCAGACGAGAACTTCCTTGCCCCTGAACTTCATCCTGGTGCCGATATCCCCTTCGAGTTTCGGGAAAGTAAAATATCCGTGGGCTTCTTTCATGTATTGCCCTATCGGACCCATGTTGCTCTTGATCTTATCAAATATGTCCACGATAATATTATTTTGAAGTTATCAGTTATTTACGGCAGCAGGTTCCTCAAATCCAGCAGCGCGCATCATTTACAAAATAAATGTTTTTTTTTTGCGTTTCATCAAAACTGATGACATTTATGGCAGAACATTTGTTGTATGAAAACAAATAATAATTAATGCAATATATGTCTGAAAAAAATATTACTTTTGCAGGTTCATGTTAAAAGCATGGCAGTGATCCGGTTCCGATTGCTTTTATACCGGACTGCAAACAGGATAAACTGAAACTCAATAATGGTATTTCAATTGCCCGTTAGCCGCATATTACTTCTTCTCACACTTTTTCTGGCAGCTTCATGCAGCCAGTATGAGAAACTCCTTAAGAGCGATGATTTTCAAAGGCAGATGGACGCTGCATATGAATATTATGAAGATGAGGACTGGGTAAGGGCTGCAACACTAATTGAGAGGGTGCTGCCAATTTATCAGGGCACAAGAAGGGCTCCGGAACTGAGCTTCATGCTTGCGAACTGTTACTACAGGCGGGGCGATTACATACTTGCCGGACACCACTTCGACAGGTTTGTAAGGGATTACCCCCAGGACGAGAATGCCCAGGAAGCAATGTTCATGCGGGCTTATTGTAACTACATGCTGTCGCCCCGGCCAAGTCTTGACCAGACCCCAACGCGGAGGGCGATCGACCAGTTCACACTGTTTATCAATCGTTACCCCGACAGCGATAAGGTTGCTGAGGCCCGGGATCTGATTGCAGAATTGAGGAACAAGCTGCTTGAAAAATCTTTTCTGAGCGCAAGGCTATACTATGACATGGGAGATTACCGTGCTGCAATTATTGCATTTAAGAACAGCCTAATTGATTTCCCTGAAACAAGGCACAGGGAGGAGATTATGTTTCTCATCCTGAAATCAAGTTTCCTGCTGGCCGATAATTCTGTGCCCGATAGGCAGCTTGAACGTTTCCAGAATACCGTTGATGAGTATTACGCTTTTATTGAAGAGTATCCCGACAGCCGTTACAGGAACGAGGCCGACGGTTTTTTGAGCAGCTCCCTCAGGGTGCTGGATAATTACCCTGCAAATGATTTGACACTGGATTATTAATAACAGATATGGATTACAAAAAGTCAAAATCTCCGGTCACTACTATTACCAGGGATCTTTCAGACCTTGATGGTGAAACCGGAAGTATTTATGAAGCAATTATGATCGTGGCCAAAAGGGCCAACCAGATCAGCGTCGAGATGAAGGATGAGCTCAGCCGTAAACTGGAGGAGTTTGCCTATTACACTGACAATCTGGAGGAGGTTTTTGAGAACCGTGAGCAGATAGAGATATCAAAGTTCTACGAGCGGCTTCCCAAATCATCCCTGCTTGCCCTTGAAGAGTACCTGCAGGGCGAGATCTACTACAGGAACCCGGCCAGGATGGAAGAATAACAAAACCCGTCTGTCATGCAGCTAAAGGGCAGGAAAATCATACTTGGCATTACAGGTAGCATTGCTGCATACAAGGCTGCATATCTTACCAGGCTTCTTGTAAGGGAGGGCGCTGAGGTCAAGGTAATAATTACCCCCCTGGGGAAGGAATTTATAACCCCCGTAACACTTGCCACGCTTTCGCGGAACACCGTTCTGTGCGATTTCTTCAATTATGATGACGGTTCCTGGAACTCACATGTCGACCTTGGCATGTGGGCAGACCTTTTCCTTGTTGCCCCGGCAAGCGCCAACACCATGGCTAAGATGGCCAGCGGCATCTGCGACAACCTGCTTCTTACCACTTATCTCTCATGCCGCTGCCCGGTGATGATAGCCCCGGCAATGGACCTCGACATGTTCGGGCATCCGGCAACCCTGCACAATATGAAGGTGTTGCTTGAAAGGGGTAATATTATAATAGAACCGGCAAGCGGTGAGCTGGCAAGCGGACTCACCGGCAAGGGAAGGATGGAGGAGCCGGAGAATATAATTAATAAACTGGTCTCATTTTTTACGGCAGCAGGAACAGGTGAGGGAAGTCCCGGTGAACCCGGCCGCCTCTCATCCATGAATGGCAGGAAGGTCCTGGTTACTGCAGGACCCACCCACGAACCGATTGACCCGGTCAGGTTTATAGGAAACCACTCCTCCGGCAAGATGGGGTTTGCCATAGCCGCCGAACTGGCAGGACGAGGTGCGGAAGTGGTGCTTGTTACCGGTCCGGTTGCCCTGGAGCTTATGCACAGCCGGGTAAAGGTTGTGAAGGTCAGTTCGGCCGCCGAAATGCACAACGAATGTACCAGGTGGTTTCCCGAATGCGATGCCTGCATCATGGCAGCCGCGGTGGCTGATTATACGCCGTTGCACACCCCGGAAACAAAGATCAAGCGTTCGGGC
It encodes:
- the bamD gene encoding outer membrane protein assembly factor BamD — encoded protein: MVFQLPVSRILLLLTLFLAASCSQYEKLLKSDDFQRQMDAAYEYYEDEDWVRAATLIERVLPIYQGTRRAPELSFMLANCYYRRGDYILAGHHFDRFVRDYPQDENAQEAMFMRAYCNYMLSPRPSLDQTPTRRAIDQFTLFINRYPDSDKVAEARDLIAELRNKLLEKSFLSARLYYDMGDYRAAIIAFKNSLIDFPETRHREEIMFLILKSSFLLADNSVPDRQLERFQNTVDEYYAFIEEYPDSRYRNEADGFLSSSLRVLDNYPANDLTLDY
- the trxB gene encoding thioredoxin-disulfide reductase; this translates as MSMFKKMELSDEKAEKKPEGEVERVRCLIIGSGPAGYTAAIYAARANLNPVLYEGLQPGGQLTTTTEVENYPGYPDGVTGPEMMEDLKKQAARFGTDVRFGMATASDLTSAPFKVTIDDSKVIEADALIIATGATAKYLGLDSEKKYMGSGVSACATCDGFFYKGQDVAVVGGGDTAAEESLYLSGICRKVYLIVRKDHMRASKVMLERVTEKDNIEILYEHVTQEVVGEDGVVTGVVLKNGKGETVKKDISGFFVAIGHKPNSEIFSDYLETDDTGYIKTIPGTPKTNIEGVFACGDVMDPHYRQAVTAAGTGCMAALDAERYLGTRKF
- a CDS encoding pyridoxal phosphate-dependent aminotransferase family protein — encoded protein: MDIFDKIKSNMGPIGQYMKEAHGYFTFPKLEGDIGTRMKFRGKEVLVWSLNNYLGLANHPEVRKADADAAAKYGMAYPMGARMMSGQTNEHEELERQLAEFEGKEDAYLLNYGYQGMVSIIDSLVGRNDVIVYDSESHACILDGLRLHFGKRYVFPHNNMENFEKQLQRAVKLAEKQKGGILVITEGVFGMSGDLGKLDEIVKLKQKYPFRLLVDDAHGFGTMGRTGAGVGEHMGVQDEVDVYFGTFAKAMAGIGGFVAGSEMVISYLRYNMRSQIFAKSLPMPMVIGALKRLELLKTEHSLREKLWNVVNALQDGLKKNGFNIGNTESPVTPVFLSGSVPEGTQIAFDLRENYGIFCSLVGYPVVPKGVLLIRLIPTAVHTLDDVEYTIKAFGEVAKKLKEGKYAGERIVTAIS
- a CDS encoding type II toxin-antitoxin system RelE/ParE family toxin, with product MALEIEWSKRADNSFDRIIDYLHAEWGDQVVQAFVRKTYDFLDILAEFPEVGSLQVQDKGIRGFTLIKQVIMFYKVKGNSIIILDFFDTRQNPEKNKFQ
- a CDS encoding RNA polymerase Rpb6, translated to MDYKKSKSPVTTITRDLSDLDGETGSIYEAIMIVAKRANQISVEMKDELSRKLEEFAYYTDNLEEVFENREQIEISKFYERLPKSSLLALEEYLQGEIYYRNPARMEE
- the coaBC gene encoding bifunctional phosphopantothenoylcysteine decarboxylase/phosphopantothenate--cysteine ligase CoaBC; the protein is MQLKGRKIILGITGSIAAYKAAYLTRLLVREGAEVKVIITPLGKEFITPVTLATLSRNTVLCDFFNYDDGSWNSHVDLGMWADLFLVAPASANTMAKMASGICDNLLLTTYLSCRCPVMIAPAMDLDMFGHPATLHNMKVLLERGNIIIEPASGELASGLTGKGRMEEPENIINKLVSFFTAAGTGEGSPGEPGRLSSMNGRKVLVTAGPTHEPIDPVRFIGNHSSGKMGFAIAAELAGRGAEVVLVTGPVALELMHSRVKVVKVSSAAEMHNECTRWFPECDACIMAAAVADYTPLHTPETKIKRSGESYSIEMKPTVDILAELGRAKKKGQVLAGFALETDNEMENAKKKLHNKNLNFIVLNSLKEEGAGFHADTNKVTIINPDGSAVDYALKGKPEVAVDIVNHLSGLLK